Genomic segment of Drosophila simulans strain w501 chromosome 2R, Prin_Dsim_3.1, whole genome shotgun sequence:
CTTTATGAACTGCAGGTATTGCAAtaagaaattaataataataagaaattataatttataaatcatGATTTTTAATCCAAAAATGGTATAAATTAAATCTTATTCATTATAATATACAAAAacgaatttattatttaaatttcttagttaaaacaaattatttatcccaatttttttttaagtacgtacatatattaaaCTTTGACTTAGCTTCTGTTACAACCTTGTACTTATTCAACTTGTTTTACGCCAAAATATGATGAAAAATCATAAGatacttttcatttaaatggattttaaggATATATAAGCATGAGCAAGCCCAAGTTCGCTTCTCCTACTGTTTCTTATGGCTACAAAGTTAGTTAAAATACAAAAGGATTGGATTCATTTTTTGAGATATATCTAGAAAATATCCCATGGTGCTTTAGCCTGCGAGGAAGCGTGGAAAAAACTGAATGTTTGCATGAATATGcgtacttatttattttgtagagCACTAATAATTACACTAACACACTGCCTCCGGGGAGCTTCGTGCTGAAAGGGGGGGAGTTGATGGGCGGCGGGCAGCCTTGTCCTTGTCAAATGTTTCGTTATCTGCCAAcgctgtcgttgttgttgttgttgtcaagCGAACGCTTTCCTTCTTCACACaccagcaaacacacacacacacacagagagagaaaGGAGAAAGCCCGCCCATCGCCACCCACTCTGCCCCTTTTGATAGCGTCAACATCAACTAAAACTGTAAGCGACTTCAAACGGCGCTTTGTCAGTGACCTTCGCGTGCTGGGGCGATGGCATATGTTTTTCTTGCCACCCACCCATTTGGGTGGCAATGGGTGGGTGGGTAAAATGGGTTGGAGCCAAGAGCTGGCAAACTTGATTTGACATATGATGTGCCCGTTCCGTTGGCGATTCTTTCCTTGCTCCAATCTGGCCCAAATACATTTATCAATATCGCTTCTGGTCGATTGAAATACCAACAGGAGGCGGCGGCAAGTCATTTGGTAGCGTAAAGAAATCACCCATTGCCCACTACTACTAGCCCACCCAATCGGTCATTAGCATTTTCGGCGTGTATTTATGGGCAGAAAATGTTGCGCCATAAACatgacaacaaaacaaaatgcgacAAATTTGCGACGATTGCGTCCATGTGCCCATGTGGCACAGTGAGTTCCTCTGTGCCCCAGGGCCAAATAATTGTCATCcagaataaaatatgtatgcacGAATATTGTTTGGCTTACGCTCAATTGGAGGCCGGAGGCATTGGCGAAATATCCTGGCGAATAACCAGGCTCATTCCGAAAGTCAGCCAGCCCAATTGCAATGCAGAAACAATTGCATACTTGACGGggcaaagtttatttttatgcgaGCGACACTCGGTGGGGGTATTGAGAAGTGGTTACAGTGAAGACTTGATAACAGAAACCAAAAGGATAAGCACCATATTTGTGTAGAAAAGGGATTGGAGATGTAAACTTTACATccacattttacatttatgtaGAAACAGGATTGAATGAGGATGGCTAATACATCCCAAAGATCGCCGCCTAATGCATAGCCAATAATTGCGTGTAGTTCTTAGGGGGCTTTCCCTGTACACACACTCAGCCTCATATCCACACGCACACGACTAGTGGAAACAAATCAACTCTGTTTTGGCGCCACGCGGCGTAGTTGCTCTGCACTTTGGCAGACCGACAAACGCGACCGCGACTCTCGGCCAGAAGCACGGCTGAGGCTAAGGCCATGGaacagagcagagcagagctgCCGGAGAGCCCGgccaaaaggcaaaggcaGCCAGCCCGGGCCAACTAGTTTTTCTTTGGCTCctccttttggcttttattgtACACGGGGGTTTGTTGTTTAGTGTGCCATTGGCGCTAACAACGTGCGGTTCGGTCTTGCGGTTTTCTCGCCGCCCGTTGAACTCAGTGAGCGGAATAGATTCTAGCCCGATTTCGTGGtctaaacacacacacacacacaggggtGTAGAGAAAGTGCATTGAAGCCAGATCTGCAGATTACACAAACTTGAGTTCCTTGAACTCCCcaaaatattatacatatcTACCTACGTGGCTTTCTCGGGTTTTGTGTAACCCATTTAGTTGGCTGCACTTTAAAGGCGAttactataaatattaataggATTTATTGATTGACTGGCGGTGGGCCAGAGCCAGATCGACACGAGGCTTCGCACTCATGTCCTTTCTTTCGCCCACACTGCGCCTGGAGAATCTGTCCACGCAGCCCACGATGACGCAGGATCATGTGCCCGAGGACCAGCGCTATAACAAACAGAATATCGTCGCTCAATGGTGTGTGCCCATCAATGGCAAGGTACCTGCGATTGGTTTTCAAAACCGCCACTTACATCTAATGGAAATTCGCGATAATTATCCGCCCATttccaatttttattttatttttttaaacgcAGATGTACCGCATCGAGCTGGAACATGGCACAACCAGTGGGCGGCGCATGATTTGGGTCAATGGACGGGTAAGTTTTTTAGCTCCCATGGGGGCTGGATGGGTGGTTGGTGGCTTTGGAGCTCTCGTAAAGTATTTGCATTGTGAAGGTAAACTTAATTACGGGTCGTGTACGTACGTAATCGTACTTCAGCAATGCAGAATGATATTTGAAATGGTCTCATTtagttcataaaaataattaattaattcctGGGGCTTAAAACACTTATATTATTTCtcaacatatatgtatattctgtCATCGCTCACCGACATTTGGCATTTCAGTTTTCATATTCATGTTTAGTACATCATTAGGCTGGAAATTAAACGCcactaaattttaaaaaatttgtactAAAGTGCTTTAGAGCTTTAAAGTgcttttaaactttaaatctatttgaactgtttaaattaaatcgatACCTGCTAAATGCACATTGTGCAAgagtaaaataaacaaaatagaagATTTTACTACAggcaacggtgcgtatgagtgataagCTGATAGAGCCAAATGCAACGATTTAAGGACAATTAACTACAAAGTTCATCGATCTAATTTATCTTAATACAAATCCCCAGGAAGTCCTGCGTCGCGACTGGATGTTCAAGCTGGTTGGCGAGGACACCTTTCACATCGATCAGACGCGCTGCATCATACGCGTTGATCCTGCGCCGGGCTTCAAGTACGAGTACTCCCTCTACATCGACGGCAAGTCGCACGACCAGTACACCGAGGACATGACACGGCAATATCGACTGTGGCTATATACAGATGATGCGGCCGCTGAGGCGCCGCAGGAATATAGAATAATGCTCAAGCTGGACACGCTGAGTCTCTACGTAAACGATGAGCTGCGCACCGAAGAGGTGAGGGAAATGGGCTATTGGCTcctacacacccacacacccagacacacacaccacaTTCACACACTTTATTACCCCCATTTCGCAGTCGGTTTTTGTTCACGGCGGCACAGACACCAAGTTCCTGCTGCAGGACACGGAATTCGTGCTTCAGGCACGCTCAAGTGGCAATAAACATGATGGCATCGTTCACACTCTGCTGGCGAATGGGGTGCCAGTTCCGGAGGCGAAGATTCAGGAGATTATGCAAGAGCCGGTCTCCATTTTGCAGAGCAGCAACTGAGGGGAAATGGGAGGCTCCTCCCCATACGATACGATAGGTTAacgttttgcatttgttgaATTTGTGCCCAGTTGTTAATAAACGTTTTTCGAAACTTGTTTTCACAGTGATTAAAAGTCGAACTTTGTCTTATACAATACTTTattcgtttttgtttatatgcaTAATTGTAACGCAACTATCGTTtacgttttcaatttcattttgctagcaTCTGGTAATATATGCCAAAAGTGCATCCAGTTTAAAAAATTAGTCGGAAACATCAGTTGAAGAAGATACAAATTGATGTATACGCTCAGTAAAATCATTATATACTAATTAAACTTACTCATAGAACTTGGTTATCAAACACAACAACGTAATAATTGGGATAGGCTAAAGAATATCGGTTGTTACTAATAAAATCGGTAACGTTTAAgtgcaatttgaaattgtttttcagtttgtcttgtttgttttgcatttaaattgattgcttGCTATGTTCTTTAATCAAAAACTTTGATCAATATTACTTTCTTAGATTGCGTTgtattttggaaatttaaCAATATGCGCTTAATTTGTTctcttttatttgcttttcataCATTAACAAGTAACATTGTtgctgaaatttatttttagcttcaATTAGaaacacaatattttatttaccttCGCAACACAatgatatttttgatatatactaattttaataatttttcgtAATATTCATATGTGGTTTACAAAAAGATGCTGGCACTATATATGCCatcacaaataaacaaaaaatatatatattattttgttgttgtaagtACAGTGGaatgcattaaaaacaaaagtttctTTAATACTTAACAAAGATATATTGCCAGTAGACGGATTGTGTTTGCTTGCTGTTAAAAATACAGAGtagaaaatgaataaaataaataaatatgttttttttgttcgcaTTTTGAAGAGAATTTCCTCGTCCCCCGACTTCTCTGTGTAAAAATTAGATTTACGAAGTTACAATTGgtatttcgttttcattaaCTATTGCTGTTCACAGTACACACGTATGCATATGTCGATCTTTTGCTGTCGCCTTTAAAAACCATGCTCTGCTCTCTAatactaacacacacacattttacaTTAGAGTTTATATATGCTTAGATATTATAGATTGATTCACTTGAAATATATACTCCCATACTCGGCCTCCTACGCCGCACACCGTTTCCTGCTTAGTAGAATGAACATGAAATTTCTCCATTGTAGTGTTAAacctttaaaaattatatattttcatatctgATGCACGTATTGTTAGCTTAAAAAGTTCTTGTTGCATTCTCGCGGGATCGTTATCCCTAAGTTTCGTGGTGAAAAGTCTTGCATTGAGTTATGAAATGGTTTATCTTTTGCTTGCATAAAGTTCGCCTGGCTGCCTAGGTGCTTAAATAGTAAAGTAATCGTTTAGTGTAATACTTGCAACTTGTgacagtttttgttttgttttgcttcggctattgcttttgcctttgctttttatataataaatatactttgcTTTTGAAAGTTGTGTGTCTTTTGTTGAGAAAGGATTATATAGATTGTatattatgaaatttatattcttggaatcgtttttaattttcttagttgctctgctttttgttgttgctgtgtggctcattgttgttgtctgttgttttttctaattcgttattttaattagttcaaTGGAAGGCAAAACATGTGCTGCAGTagacttttattattatttgcttgcATTTGATTATTATGAATGTTATTGTTACCATTATGATgaagttgttgctgctgttgctgctggtgttgatgctgctgaagttgctgcagctgctgatgttgctgctgctgctgttgtgagTATGCTGAATGGGGTtgatattgctgctgctgctggcgataatgttgctgctggctgagATTGTTATTGCTGCTAACTGATCCACCAGCTCCCGCTGCGCTGTTCAAATGCAGGAGACTCAAATCGTCAGCCACGGAATCGTAATCACTGGAATCCTCGCCGTAGAGCTAAGAAGAAAGGCACTTATTACTTTAAAACCGGATATATACTTAGGTGGATCACTTACCCGCATGTTATACGGATGTAAGTCGCACATTTCGTGGTGTCAGACGCAATCCTCCAGGGACATCAGCAAGGGGTTCACATACTCAAAGCCCTCGAATTCGGATTGATCGATATTGTCAATGACATGACTGAGAAGTTAAAGAAAATCATTGTGAATTAGCCATTTTACTAGTTGCAAGTCGTTCGAATAGATAGATAAAAGTTAGGGCCATCTTGGATCTCAACTTACTCATCATCCGGGGTCAACTGTACGGCCTCGCCGGTGAACTCGGGCGGGAAATTGGCCAGGTCGCGATCTGAGTCTAAGCGTGGCTTGAATGGTGGCGTGACCTGTTTGCGCTCAAGCTGCGTGATGTAGGGTGTGCATGAGGATAGTAGAAATCATAATCGATTAGGAAAAACTCCCAGCCAATGggcaaacataaaacatttttctccATTATGTCGGTGCGGCTTGAGCATGATTATGACGATGGTAAAATTCacttcggattcggattcggattcagtaAAGACAGATAGAGAGGATCAATGGATGATATAATGCGGCTGATCGATAGGAACATTTACCTGCCGTTAGTCTGGACGCTAAGCTAAGATCTTTTACGGGGATTTATCTCATGCAAGGAATACGAAAAGAACTAGCACAACTTGCCATCGTTCGGATTTGGTGGGGGAACTCGGTATGACTTACGGATCATCTGGCGTTAGTACAGCCGGTTCTTGGGTAAATTGCACATCAAAGTTGCTTGTCACATAGGGATCTCCCGTGTCTATGTTCGGTATATAAGGCGGTTGCACCTCCTTTTGAGCTATCTTTAACGCGCAATCAATCGTATACGTAATAATAGATATCATTAATATCCAAGGTAATAAAGAAAATGCTCGGTATTGATTGCCTCATTATCGGCCAACTTGAtaccaacaaacaaaagtaaataaaacgaGTAACTTTAGACCTGACCTATGTGGAAACGATGGTCTCAATAAAATGTCGAGTCAAGTCTAATCTTTTTATAATGTAACACATGGGTTTGCTTCACATTCTATCACCTTTTACTACAAATACCTATTATTTGGTTCAATTGGTTCCTCTTATCCTGACTCATTTTCATAATCACAAACAAGTTCACCAGGACACACAGAGCTAATATGAAGGCAACCGCCCTTCGACTCACCAATTCCCAATCCATATTCTTAAAGAAGGGATGGCTGACGATATCCATGAACGCGGACTCCCGATGGCAGCCCAAACGGTCAGCGGGATTCTTGTTGAGGAAACCTTTTAAGACAGAGGCCGCACGAACGCTCAGCGAGCGTGGTATACGAATCGTCTTCTCCAGGATCACTTGGAACAGATAGTCCTCAGTGTTCTGCGCAAAAAACAccaataaattagaatttttcagaataaataaatatgataacCTACCTGATCGGGATTCTCAGAGGCTCCTGCCAGATCGAACGGACTACGGCCGGCCAACATCTCGTAGAGCAAAACGCCTAGTGCCCACCAGTCCACCGAGAAGCCATAGTCCTCGCCCCTCAGGATCTCAGGGGCAATGTAGTTGGGTGTACCGCAGAACGTGGAGGTGGTGTCCCCAGGTCGAATGCCCTCCTTACACATGCCGTAATCCGTAAGCTTGATGTGGCCCTCGTGATCCAGCAGCACGTTGTCCAGCTTCAGATCGCGATAAATGATGCCCTTCTCGTGAAGGAAATTCAGCGCCAGACTGATCTCGGCTGCATAGAAACGGGCGTGCTCCTCGGGAAGCCGCCGTTGCCGCTGCATGTGGTACATCAAATCGCCACCGCGCACAAACTCGATGACAAAGAAGAGCCGCGAGGGCGTCTGGAAGCACGAGTGCAATCCGACCAGGAACGGATGGTTCGAGGCCGTCTCGAACACATGCTTCTCCGTTTGCACCCAGTCGATGTCCTCGTCGTCGGTGACCAGAGCCTTCTTGATCACCTTCATGGCGTAGATGCGCCGTGTGCGTCGTAGCTCCACCATTAGCACCTTGGCATAGCTGCCGCGTCCGATGACCCGTATCAGCTCGAAGTCGTTCAGCGAATACTGGCGCTGAGTGCCCGGCTCCAATGGATCCTCCGGTGGCGGTGGCGCCACTATGTGCGCATGGTCGTGCGTCTCGCAGGCTTCGGCTCCACCGCTCATCGCTTCGTAGGGAAGTGGCGGCAAAGGCACCGGTATAGGGTCACTGGACTCCTCCGCCCGCTCCTTGACCAGCGGCTCCGGCTGGTCGGTGCAGTGCTTCTGCACAAGCTTATGGCACTTCTTGTGCACCAACAGCTTGCACTGGATGCACTTGAAACCCTGACGGCCCAAACCCCAGATTCGATCCTGGCAGTAGGCACAGAAAGCACGCTGGAACGAAAGATTGTATTAAATGCTAAGTTTTAAGAATTTTAAGCGTATAGAAGCACTTACCCGGTTGAAACGCTTGGCCTGGAAGATGTGTCCGTTGACGCGGTACAACTTCCGCCAGCGTCGAGCACCGCGTCGATAGATGCTGCCTGAAAAGtaaaattttttcaataaattgaaTAGGCCGAAAGTTTCctttcttttcacttttgaCAACAGCACTTGTCAAATATGTGCAAATGTCAACTTAGAGAAAGCGATTACATGTGCAACGAAAGCGATATCAGATACCATAGTTTTCTgactgcaatttaaattaacttttaaaatccTAAACATTTAACGCTTTTCAAGAAAGTGCGCgtttttaaaatcaaagtaCTGGCCGTGAAAAGCGGCATAATGAGTCAAACGATCGATGAATCAATAGCAAGTGGTAATCTCTAgtcgttttatttatattgcaaAGTTCGCTGTTCGAGCAGTTATCgtttgaattaaatatatttaaaatcagtTACTTTAGCAAATACTTACGATCTTCGCCATCGCAAGACAATCCCGGCGCTTGAGGAACATTGGGGAATACTGAAAGATAAAGAAGAATGCGTTCATTAGCCACTTTACTCCACTTATATTATAAACTATTATTTTGAAACATAAAGTAAACATTCAATATTGGTCACGTCAGCCAATCGTGGTAATGGCAGTGCATGCTTACGGCAGGCTAGTTTACCCATCGGGTAAATATCTTTTTTGCCGCTGGTCGCTTATCAATTTAATGGGGATTTTGCTAtgcgattttcgatttttactTATAAACGGATTCTTGCCGAGCCACATGGACGTGTTGTACTGCGCCGAGAGGCCTGTTAACATGTCAGCACCCACTCCTCGACTGAACCAATCCGATTTCCAAACACTGGTAGTTCCTTATCTCAGTGCCACGCACCATATAGAGAGTAAAATGGAGCGGGAGTGGGAGATACTGGACTGACTACTGAAGTAACCCGAGAGATACGCATACATATACAGTTATGACTGGAGCACGGGGGAGATACTTCGCTCTTTTCCGAGTAATGTTAATTAAGCTTTTCCGGCAGACCACCAGCCATCAATTGAGACCAATTGTTCAGCTATCAGATAGATTCTCCGCCAACAATCGCTCATCGCTCAttcataattcaattaaaatgtcgtCCCAGGGAGCCTAGGGTTCAATAAATTCTCGCCTGTCCGTCGGCAAGGTTAATATTCAGATAGATTCTCACACATGTCCGCACATTGCCTCATGCCTTGCATTGACCTAGAATTTTAGTTTTCTCTTTCCCAACTAGTGTTTTGCTTATCAATTGTGATAGGACCCACACCGTTTGTTTGAACTGCGCTCttgtttttgctatttttgtttaGCCGGTTCTTATTTATACGCCGTGTAAATGCCTTGCTGGTCAGATAAGGCGGCCACAATTCATAGAGTGAGTTGGGCCATGGGGAAGCACAGTTAAAAACAATCGCCGCGATATGCAATATTAGTCATAAGGCTGGGGGAGGAGGTGAGGCTAAACAATCTGAAGGCCGCAGCGAAAGggtgctattattgtttgGTATCAGAGATCGCAGCAAATATATTATCAATAAGTCCATTTTTGGCCATGAGTTGAGTTTGTTAGGAAAGTTAAAAAGCTTCTCAGTTTGGTGTTTTTAAGTATTCACTTTACACTAAGtcggaaaattaaaattaacattaatgAGTTGCACCCGTAGTTGATCTACATGGAATCCGCATTGATTAATTGGCAATTTAAATGAGACTCTTCACTAACACGATGCTCCGCCGCTCATAAAAGTGGCCGTTTGTGTGCTGTATATTTGGGCCGCCTCGCAGAAGCCACTCCAGATGATCATTTTTGTGATGCTCGTTTGTTGGGTGGCTGGTGTGAAAGGGGGGTGGCGATTCGGATGAGTGGCCAGTTCAGGGGTCACTGGAGCCCAGTTGAAGCACTTGAGATACGCTCTCGAAAACGCGCGAAGCGTCGTCACGCCGCGACTTTCAGCTACGAACTGAGTTCGCGACTTTTCAGCCCAAGAAGCATGggcaaaaaactaaaagaatCAACTGAGAAAAACGGAGGAGCAGAAAAACCGAGAACCAgaaccaaaccgaaaccaaaaccaaaagccaCAACAAAAGAACAATAAAAGCAAGTGCCTCAAGTGGCCGATTGAATTGTCACCGATTGGGAGCAAGTGAGAGCGCGACGAATGGCTTCGCCGATAAGATCGGACTGGTAATTCCATAAAATTAAGTACAACGCTGGCGGTGGAAAATCAATAGTTtattgcaaataataaatatggaTAAGCACCAATTTATGGCACTTTATTCGTAGTGTTTCTGTTAGCCCTGGAGTTTTGAAAGCCATAAAGGCAGTAGCTTCCCGGCACACAGGATTTGAACTAAAGCCAACATTTGCCAAAATAACAtaagccataaataataatttaatgtttCTCTACAGTGACTTTGCaaatgttttggttttaattaagaTTTGGCATTTCCATAATGGCTTATATGCCATTTTAGTTGCCAGAAACACGCATAACTAAATGGaaagtaataatattatattaggttgaacttgaaaatcaaataagaaATAATCGAAACAAGAAGTTATGTCTTAACTTAATACCTTAGCATAAGCATAGCACAACTTACAAATAAATGGTACTTAATAAATTAGAATATAGCAAATAACAACGAACTTAAATAGCTTTTTGAATATTGTTTAACTATCCCAACAAGACGCCGATTCCATTTACCTGTCGCATAGGCCGGCTCGATCTCCTCCTCCGATTGAAGCTGGTGCTGTGACATCTGCTGCGAGgacgctgccacgcccatcggCACAGTGGGTATGGGCACGGGTATGGGCAATCGCTCGTAGTGGATGCACTCGTGATGAtactgctgatgatgatggccatGTCCATTGTGGATCGTGCCCAGGACACTGCTCCTTCCCCCGATGCTTCCGCCCGCGATGCTACCGCCACCGCATCCGTTCAGACCACTCCCGGCACTGCCGCTGTGGTGACTGTGATGGTAGTCCATCAGCATGCCCGGCATGCCCACCGCCATGGAGGCACTGCTCATGGTGCCCGGtactcctccgccgccgccgccgctgctgccaccgCCCGAGTCATCCGTCGTGGTGGTGTTTGTATTGTGACATCTGCTCGAGCACCTGCCCAGCGATCCGCTGCCGGCGCTGTGGTGACCCAAGCTGCCCATGTGCCCCGGATGACCCATGACCAGCATGCCGCCCATGATGGATCCGCCGCAGCCCTGACTGGAATCCGATCCGGAGTCGTGACCCTGGCACACGGCACCCGCCGATCCCGGACGACTGAGCGACGTATGTGGCGGTGTCACCGATGCCGTCGTCTGCATATAATGATGCGtatacggatgcggatgcggcaCATCGTAGTCACCAGTGTCGATGTGTCCGGCCGACATCATGCCAATGCTGCCCGTACTTCCTgtgcccacgcccactcccacgCCGCCCTGCAAACAGCCCAGCGAACCGTGGGCACTGCCATGATGACTGTGACTGTGGTGGCTGCCATGGTGACTCCCATGGGCACTGCCACTCCGGCTGTGCATCGATACGCCACGGGTCAGCGTGTTGTTCGCCGACTGAATGGAACTGACCACCGCTCCGCGGCACATGATGTCCGACAGCTGGTTGGCCTGAATGTCAAAGTACTTGGACTGGATTATGTTCGAAATCGGAATGGGATGAGAACAGAATGGATAACCAGGTCAGTGATAGGGGTTTAAGCCAGAATTTTGGTTTGAACTCAGCTTGAAGTTGAATCAATGATCGGGTATTAAGAAGTGTTGTATCCAAGCCATGACagtcatttatattttacgATGAGAACAAATCTAAAAGTGCTTTAATTTCCAAAGATAGGCAGTAAACAATGGAAATAATTATCTGCTCGTCATTACGTCATTAGTTTATTAATATTACAGGTCTATAAAAAGAAAGACTGAGTAATCTTTGGGCGTGTACATTTTCCTACGTTGCAAAAACCTAATTTATACAAATGAGCAATCTATATCTAATTGATGGGATACAATTACAAATATGACTAAGCCACCGAAAGTATAAAAGTATAAAGTTGG
This window contains:
- the LOC6734568 gene encoding atypical protein kinase C isoform X8 produces the protein MLTGLSAQYNTSMWLGKNPFIIFPNVPQAPGLSCDGEDRSIYRRGARRWRKLYRVNGHIFQAKRFNRRAFCAYCQDRIWGLGRQGFKCIQCKLLVHKKCHKLVQKHCTDQPEPLVKERAEESSDPIPVPLPPLPYEAMSGGAEACETHDHAHIVAPPPPEDPLEPGTQRQYSLNDFELIRVIGRGSYAKVLMVELRRTRRIYAMKVIKKALVTDDEDIDWVQTEKHVFETASNHPFLVGLHSCFQTPSRLFFVIEFVRGGDLMYHMQRQRRLPEEHARFYAAEISLALNFLHEKGIIYRDLKLDNVLLDHEGHIKLTDYGMCKEGIRPGDTTSTFCGTPNYIAPEILRGEDYGFSVDWWALGVLLYEMLAGRSPFDLAGASENPDQNTEDYLFQVILEKTIRIPRSLSVRAASVLKGFLNKNPADRLGCHRESAFMDIVSHPFFKNMDWELLERKQVTPPFKPRLDSDRDLANFPPEFTGEAVQLTPDDDHVIDNIDQSEFEGFEYVNPLLMSLEDCV
- the LOC6734568 gene encoding atypical protein kinase C isoform X6; translation: MIIWSGFCEAAQIYSTQTATFMSGGASLFPNVPQAPGLSCDGEDRSIYRRGARRWRKLYRVNGHIFQAKRFNRRAFCAYCQDRIWGLGRQGFKCIQCKLLVHKKCHKLVQKHCTDQPEPLVKERAEESSDPIPVPLPPLPYEAMSGGAEACETHDHAHIVAPPPPEDPLEPGTQRQYSLNDFELIRVIGRGSYAKVLMVELRRTRRIYAMKVIKKALVTDDEDIDWVQTEKHVFETASNHPFLVGLHSCFQTPSRLFFVIEFVRGGDLMYHMQRQRRLPEEHARFYAAEISLALNFLHEKGIIYRDLKLDNVLLDHEGHIKLTDYGMCKEGIRPGDTTSTFCGTPNYIAPEILRGEDYGFSVDWWALGVLLYEMLAGRSPFDLAGASENPDQNTEDYLFQVILEKTIRIPRSLSVRAASVLKGFLNKNPADRLGCHRESAFMDIVSHPFFKNMDWELIAQKEVQPPYIPNIDTGDPYVTSNFDVQFTQEPAVLTPDDPHVIDNIDQSEFEGFEYVNPLLMSLEDCV
- the LOC6734568 gene encoding atypical protein kinase C isoform X7 — protein: MIIWSGFCEAAQIYSTQTATFMSGGASLFPNVPQAPGLSCDGEDRSIYRRGARRWRKLYRVNGHIFQAKRFNRRAFCAYCQDRIWGLGRQGFKCIQCKLLVHKKCHKLVQKHCTDQPEPLVKERAEESSDPIPVPLPPLPYEAMSGGAEACETHDHAHIVAPPPPEDPLEPGTQRQYSLNDFELIRVIGRGSYAKVLMVELRRTRRIYAMKVIKKALVTDDEDIDWVQTEKHVFETASNHPFLVGLHSCFQTPSRLFFVIEFVRGGDLMYHMQRQRRLPEEHARFYAAEISLALNFLHEKGIIYRDLKLDNVLLDHEGHIKLTDYGMCKEGIRPGDTTSTFCGTPNYIAPEILRGEDYGFSVDWWALGVLLYEMLAGRSPFDLAGASENPDQNTEDYLFQVILEKTIRIPRSLSVRAASVLKGFLNKNPADRLGCHRESAFMDIVSHPFFKNMDWELLERKQVTPPFKPRLDSDRDLANFPPEFTGEAVQLTPDDDHVIDNIDQSEFEGFEYVNPLLMSLEDCV
- the LOC6734568 gene encoding atypical protein kinase C isoform X5, with amino-acid sequence MQKMPSQILNDGSSVSLNSASMNMANTPNSITVKTAYNGQIIITTVNKNISYEELCYEIRNICRFPLDQPFTIKWVDEENDPCTISTKMELDEAIRLYEMNFDSQLVIHVFPNVPQAPGLSCDGEDRSIYRRGARRWRKLYRVNGHIFQAKRFNRRAFCAYCQDRIWGLGRQGFKCIQCKLLVHKKCHKLVQKHCTDQPEPLVKERAEESSDPIPVPLPPLPYEAMSGGAEACETHDHAHIVAPPPPEDPLEPGTQRQYSLNDFELIRVIGRGSYAKVLMVELRRTRRIYAMKVIKKALVTDDEDIDWVQTEKHVFETASNHPFLVGLHSCFQTPSRLFFVIEFVRGGDLMYHMQRQRRLPEEHARFYAAEISLALNFLHEKGIIYRDLKLDNVLLDHEGHIKLTDYGMCKEGIRPGDTTSTFCGTPNYIAPEILRGEDYGFSVDWWALGVLLYEMLAGRSPFDLAGASENPDQNTEDYLFQVILEKTIRIPRSLSVRAASVLKGFLNKNPADRLGCHRESAFMDIVSHPFFKNMDWELLERKQVTPPFKPRLDSDRDLANFPPEFTGEAVQLTPDDDHVIDNIDQSEFEGFEYVNPLLMSLEDCV
- the LOC6734568 gene encoding atypical protein kinase C isoform X4: MQKMPSQILNDGSSVSLNSASMNMANTPNSITVKTAYNGQIIITTVNKNISYEELCYEIRNICRFPLDQPFTIKWVDEENDPCTISTKMELDEAIRLYEMNFDSQLVIHVFPNVPQAPGLSCDGEDRSIYRRGARRWRKLYRVNGHIFQAKRFNRRAFCAYCQDRIWGLGRQGFKCIQCKLLVHKKCHKLVQKHCTDQPEPLVKERAEESSDPIPVPLPPLPYEAMSGGAEACETHDHAHIVAPPPPEDPLEPGTQRQYSLNDFELIRVIGRGSYAKVLMVELRRTRRIYAMKVIKKALVTDDEDIDWVQTEKHVFETASNHPFLVGLHSCFQTPSRLFFVIEFVRGGDLMYHMQRQRRLPEEHARFYAAEISLALNFLHEKGIIYRDLKLDNVLLDHEGHIKLTDYGMCKEGIRPGDTTSTFCGTPNYIAPEILRGEDYGFSVDWWALGVLLYEMLAGRSPFDLAGASENPDQNTEDYLFQVILEKTIRIPRSLSVRAASVLKGFLNKNPADRLGCHRESAFMDIVSHPFFKNMDWELIAQKEVQPPYIPNIDTGDPYVTSNFDVQFTQEPAVLTPDDPHVIDNIDQSEFEGFEYVNPLLMSLEDCV